The Manis javanica isolate MJ-LG chromosome 4, MJ_LKY, whole genome shotgun sequence genome contains a region encoding:
- the FUBP1 gene encoding far upstream element-binding protein 1 isoform X2 translates to MADYSTVPPPSSGSAGGGGGGGGGGGVNDAFKDALQRARQIAAKIGGDAGTSLNSNDYGYGGQKRPLEDGDGSWTSPSSTTHWEGMPSPFKDQPDAKKVAPQNDSFGTQLPPMHQQQRSVMTEEYKVPDGMVGFIIGRGGEQISRIQQESGCKIQIAPDSGGLPERSCMLTGTPESVQSAKRLLDQIVEKGRPAPGFHHGDGPGNAVQEIMIPASKAGLVIGKGGETIKQLQERAGVKMVMIQDGPQNTGADKPLRITGDPYKVQQAKEMVLELIRDQGGFREVRNEYGSRIGGNEGIDVPIPRFAVGIVIGRNGEMIKKIQNDAGVRIQFKPDDGTTPDRIAQITGPPDRCQHAAEIITDLLRSVQAGNPGGPGPGGRGRGRGQGNWNMGPPGGLQEFNFIVPTGKTGLIIGKGGETIKSISQQSGARIELQRNPPPNADPNMKLFTIRGTPQQIDYARQLIEEKIGGPVNPLGPPVPHGPHGVPGPHGPPGPPGPGAPMGPYNPAPYNPGPPGPAPHGPPAPYAPQGWGNAYPHWQQQAPPDPAKTGTDPNSAAWAAYYAHYYQQQAQPPPAAPAGAPATTQTNGQGNYGDQQNPAPAGQVDYTKAWEEYYKKMGQQGQTQDYSKAWEEYYKKQGQAVPAPTGAPPGGQPDYSAAWAEYYRQQAAYYAQTSPQGMPQHPPAPQCLPRPSTLGSAAKSNSAEDAASTKS, encoded by the exons ATGGCAGACTATTCAACAGTGCCTCCACCCTCCTCTGGCTCGGCTGGTGGTGGAGGGGGTGGCGGCGGTGGTGGAGGAGTTAACGATGCTTTCAAAGATGCGCTGCAGAGAGCCCGGCAG ATTGCAGCAAAAATTGGAGGTGATGCTGGTACGTCACTGAATTCAAATGACTATGGTTATGGGGGACAAAAAAGACCTTTGGAAGATGGAG aTGGCTCTTGGACAAGTCCGAGCAGTACAACACACTGGGAGGGAATGCCCTCTCCTTTTAAAG ATCAACCTGATGCTAAGAAAGTTGCTCCTCAAAATGACT ctTTTGGAACACAGTTACCACCAATGCACCAGCAACAAAG GTCTGTAATGACAGAAGAATACAAAGTTCCAGATGGAATGGTTGGATTTA taattggcAGAGGAGGCGAACAGATCTCACGCATACAACAGGAATCTGGATGCAAAATACAGATAGCTCCTG ACAGCGGTGGCCTTCCGGAAAGGTCTTGTATGCTAACTGGAACACCTGAATCGGTCCA ATCAGCAAAACGGTTGTTGGACCAGATTGTTGAAAAAGGAAGACCAGCCCCTGGCTTCCATCATGGTGATGGACCAGGAAATGCCGTTCAAGAAATAATGATTCCAGCTAGCAAGGCAGGATTAGTTATTGGAAAGGGGGGAGAGACTATTAAACAACTTCAG GAGCGGGCTGGAGTTAAAATGGTTATGATTCAAGATGGACCACAGAACACTGGTGCAGATAAACCTCTTAGGATTACAGGCGACCCATACAAAGTTCAA CAAGCCAAGGAAATGGTGTTAGAGTTAATTCGTGATCAAGGTGGTTTCAGAGAAGTTCGAAATGAGTATGGGTCAAGAATAGGAGGAAATGAAGGAATAGAT GTCCCCATTCCCAGATTTGCTGTTGGCATTGTAATaggaagaaatggagagatgattaaaaaaatacagaatgatgCTGGTGTTCGAATTCAGTTTAAGCCAG ATGATGGAACAACACCTGATAGAATAGCACAAATAACAGGACCTCCAGACCGATGTCAGCATGCTGCAGAAATTATTACAGACCTTCTTCGGAGTGTCCAG GCCGGTAACCCTGGTGGACCTGGACCTGGTGGTCGAGGAAGAGGTAGAGGTCAAGGCAACTGGAATATGGGACCACCTGGTGGACTACAggaatttaatttcattgtaccaactgggaaaactggattaaTAATAGGAAAAG GAGGTGAAACCATAAAAAGCATAAGCCAACAGTCTGGTGCAAGAATAGAACTTCAGAGAAATCCTCCACCTAATGCAGATCCtaatatgaaattatttacaATTCGTGGCACTCCACAGCAAATAGACTATGCTCGGCaactcatagaagaaaagatTGGT GGCCCAGTAAATCCTTTAGGGCCACCTGTACCCCATGGGCCCCATGGTGTCCCAGGCCCCCATGGGCCTCCTGGGCCTCCAGGGCCTGGAGCTCCAATGGGACCATACAACCCTGCACCTTATAACCCAGGACCACCTGGCCCTGCTCCTCA TGGTCCTCCAGCCCCTTATGCTCCCCAGGGGTGGGGAAATGCATATCCACACTGGCAACAGCAAGCTCCTCCTGATCCAG CTAAGACAGGAACAGATCCGAATTCAGCAGCTTGGGCTGCTTATTATGCTCACTATTATCAACAACAAGCACAGCCACCACCTGCAGCTCCTGCCGGTGCTCCAGCTACAACCCAAACAAATGGACAAGGTAACTACG GAGATCAGCAGAATCCAGCTCCCGCTGGACAGGTTGATTATACCAAGGCTTGGGAAGAGTACTACAAGAAAATGG GTCAACAAGGGCAGACACAAGATTATTCAAAAGCTTGGGAGGAATATTACAAGAAGCAAG GTCAAGCAGTTCCTGCTCCTACTGGTGCTCCACCAGGTGGTCAGCCTGATTATAGTGCAGCCTGGGCTGAGTACTATAGACAACAAGCAGCCTACTATGCCCAGACAAGTCCCCAGGG
- the FUBP1 gene encoding far upstream element-binding protein 1 isoform X6: MADYSTVPPPSSGSAGGGGGGGGGGGVNDAFKDALQRARQIAAKIGGDAGTSLNSNDYGYGGQKRPLEDGDGSWTSPSSTTHWEGMPSPFKDQPDAKKVAPQNDSFGTQLPPMHQQQRSVMTEEYKVPDGMVGFIIGRGGEQISRIQQESGCKIQIAPDSGGLPERSCMLTGTPESVQSAKRLLDQIVEKGRPAPGFHHGDGPGNAVQEIMIPASKAGLVIGKGGETIKQLQERAGVKMVMIQDGPQNTGADKPLRITGDPYKVQQAKEMVLELIRDQGGFREVRNEYGSRIGGNEGIDVPIPRFAVGIVIGRNGEMIKKIQNDAGVRIQFKPDDGTTPDRIAQITGPPDRCQHAAEIITDLLRSVQAGNPGGPGPGGRGRGRGQGNWNMGPPGGLQEFNFIVPTGKTGLIIGKGGETIKSISQQSGARIELQRNPPPNADPNMKLFTIRGTPQQIDYARQLIEEKIGGPVNPLGPPVPHGPHGVPGPHGPPGPPGPGAPMGPYNPAPYNPGPPGPAPHGPPAPYAPQGWGNAYPHWQQQAPPDPAKTGTDPNSAAWAAYYAHYYQQQAQPPPAAPAGAPATTQTNGQGNYGDQQNPAPAGQVDYTKAWEEYYKKMGQAVPAPTGAPPGGQPDYSAAWAEYYRQQAAYYAQTSPQGMPQHPPAPQCLPRPSTLGSAAKSNSAEDAASTKS, from the exons ATGGCAGACTATTCAACAGTGCCTCCACCCTCCTCTGGCTCGGCTGGTGGTGGAGGGGGTGGCGGCGGTGGTGGAGGAGTTAACGATGCTTTCAAAGATGCGCTGCAGAGAGCCCGGCAG ATTGCAGCAAAAATTGGAGGTGATGCTGGTACGTCACTGAATTCAAATGACTATGGTTATGGGGGACAAAAAAGACCTTTGGAAGATGGAG aTGGCTCTTGGACAAGTCCGAGCAGTACAACACACTGGGAGGGAATGCCCTCTCCTTTTAAAG ATCAACCTGATGCTAAGAAAGTTGCTCCTCAAAATGACT ctTTTGGAACACAGTTACCACCAATGCACCAGCAACAAAG GTCTGTAATGACAGAAGAATACAAAGTTCCAGATGGAATGGTTGGATTTA taattggcAGAGGAGGCGAACAGATCTCACGCATACAACAGGAATCTGGATGCAAAATACAGATAGCTCCTG ACAGCGGTGGCCTTCCGGAAAGGTCTTGTATGCTAACTGGAACACCTGAATCGGTCCA ATCAGCAAAACGGTTGTTGGACCAGATTGTTGAAAAAGGAAGACCAGCCCCTGGCTTCCATCATGGTGATGGACCAGGAAATGCCGTTCAAGAAATAATGATTCCAGCTAGCAAGGCAGGATTAGTTATTGGAAAGGGGGGAGAGACTATTAAACAACTTCAG GAGCGGGCTGGAGTTAAAATGGTTATGATTCAAGATGGACCACAGAACACTGGTGCAGATAAACCTCTTAGGATTACAGGCGACCCATACAAAGTTCAA CAAGCCAAGGAAATGGTGTTAGAGTTAATTCGTGATCAAGGTGGTTTCAGAGAAGTTCGAAATGAGTATGGGTCAAGAATAGGAGGAAATGAAGGAATAGAT GTCCCCATTCCCAGATTTGCTGTTGGCATTGTAATaggaagaaatggagagatgattaaaaaaatacagaatgatgCTGGTGTTCGAATTCAGTTTAAGCCAG ATGATGGAACAACACCTGATAGAATAGCACAAATAACAGGACCTCCAGACCGATGTCAGCATGCTGCAGAAATTATTACAGACCTTCTTCGGAGTGTCCAG GCCGGTAACCCTGGTGGACCTGGACCTGGTGGTCGAGGAAGAGGTAGAGGTCAAGGCAACTGGAATATGGGACCACCTGGTGGACTACAggaatttaatttcattgtaccaactgggaaaactggattaaTAATAGGAAAAG GAGGTGAAACCATAAAAAGCATAAGCCAACAGTCTGGTGCAAGAATAGAACTTCAGAGAAATCCTCCACCTAATGCAGATCCtaatatgaaattatttacaATTCGTGGCACTCCACAGCAAATAGACTATGCTCGGCaactcatagaagaaaagatTGGT GGCCCAGTAAATCCTTTAGGGCCACCTGTACCCCATGGGCCCCATGGTGTCCCAGGCCCCCATGGGCCTCCTGGGCCTCCAGGGCCTGGAGCTCCAATGGGACCATACAACCCTGCACCTTATAACCCAGGACCACCTGGCCCTGCTCCTCA TGGTCCTCCAGCCCCTTATGCTCCCCAGGGGTGGGGAAATGCATATCCACACTGGCAACAGCAAGCTCCTCCTGATCCAG CTAAGACAGGAACAGATCCGAATTCAGCAGCTTGGGCTGCTTATTATGCTCACTATTATCAACAACAAGCACAGCCACCACCTGCAGCTCCTGCCGGTGCTCCAGCTACAACCCAAACAAATGGACAAGGTAACTACG GAGATCAGCAGAATCCAGCTCCCGCTGGACAGGTTGATTATACCAAGGCTTGGGAAGAGTACTACAAGAAAATGG GTCAAGCAGTTCCTGCTCCTACTGGTGCTCCACCAGGTGGTCAGCCTGATTATAGTGCAGCCTGGGCTGAGTACTATAGACAACAAGCAGCCTACTATGCCCAGACAAGTCCCCAGGG
- the FUBP1 gene encoding far upstream element-binding protein 1 isoform X9 codes for MADYSTVPPPSSGSAGGGGGGGGGGGVNDAFKDALQRARQIAAKIGGDAGTSLNSNDYGYGGQKRPLEDGDGSWTSPSSTTHWEGMPSPFKDQPDAKKVAPQNDSFGTQLPPMHQQQSRSVMTEEYKVPDGMVGFIIGRGGEQISRIQQESGCKIQIAPDSGGLPERSCMLTGTPESVQSAKRLLDQIVEKGRPAPGFHHGDGPGNAVQEIMIPASKAGLVIGKGGETIKQLQERAGVKMVMIQDGPQNTGADKPLRITGDPYKVQQAKEMVLELIRDQGGFREVRNEYGSRIGGNEGIDVPIPRFAVGIVIGRNGEMIKKIQNDAGVRIQFKPDDGTTPDRIAQITGPPDRCQHAAEIITDLLRSVQAGNPGGPGPGGRGRGRGQGNWNMGPPGGLQEFNFIVPTGKTGLIIGKGGETIKSISQQSGARIELQRNPPPNADPNMKLFTIRGTPQQIDYARQLIEEKIGGPVNPLGPPVPHGPHGVPGPHGPPGPPGPGAPMGPYNPAPYNPGPPGPAPHGPPAPYAPQGWGNAYPHWQQQAPPDPAKTGTDPNSAAWAAYYAHYYQQQAQPPPAAPAGAPATTQTNGQGDQQNPAPAGQVDYTKAWEEYYKKMGQAVPAPTGAPPGGQPDYSAAWAEYYRQQAAYYAQTSPQGMPQHPPAPQCLPRPSTLGSAAKSNSAEDAASTKS; via the exons ATGGCAGACTATTCAACAGTGCCTCCACCCTCCTCTGGCTCGGCTGGTGGTGGAGGGGGTGGCGGCGGTGGTGGAGGAGTTAACGATGCTTTCAAAGATGCGCTGCAGAGAGCCCGGCAG ATTGCAGCAAAAATTGGAGGTGATGCTGGTACGTCACTGAATTCAAATGACTATGGTTATGGGGGACAAAAAAGACCTTTGGAAGATGGAG aTGGCTCTTGGACAAGTCCGAGCAGTACAACACACTGGGAGGGAATGCCCTCTCCTTTTAAAG ATCAACCTGATGCTAAGAAAGTTGCTCCTCAAAATGACT ctTTTGGAACACAGTTACCACCAATGCACCAGCAACAAAG CAGGTCTGTAATGACAGAAGAATACAAAGTTCCAGATGGAATGGTTGGATTTA taattggcAGAGGAGGCGAACAGATCTCACGCATACAACAGGAATCTGGATGCAAAATACAGATAGCTCCTG ACAGCGGTGGCCTTCCGGAAAGGTCTTGTATGCTAACTGGAACACCTGAATCGGTCCA ATCAGCAAAACGGTTGTTGGACCAGATTGTTGAAAAAGGAAGACCAGCCCCTGGCTTCCATCATGGTGATGGACCAGGAAATGCCGTTCAAGAAATAATGATTCCAGCTAGCAAGGCAGGATTAGTTATTGGAAAGGGGGGAGAGACTATTAAACAACTTCAG GAGCGGGCTGGAGTTAAAATGGTTATGATTCAAGATGGACCACAGAACACTGGTGCAGATAAACCTCTTAGGATTACAGGCGACCCATACAAAGTTCAA CAAGCCAAGGAAATGGTGTTAGAGTTAATTCGTGATCAAGGTGGTTTCAGAGAAGTTCGAAATGAGTATGGGTCAAGAATAGGAGGAAATGAAGGAATAGAT GTCCCCATTCCCAGATTTGCTGTTGGCATTGTAATaggaagaaatggagagatgattaaaaaaatacagaatgatgCTGGTGTTCGAATTCAGTTTAAGCCAG ATGATGGAACAACACCTGATAGAATAGCACAAATAACAGGACCTCCAGACCGATGTCAGCATGCTGCAGAAATTATTACAGACCTTCTTCGGAGTGTCCAG GCCGGTAACCCTGGTGGACCTGGACCTGGTGGTCGAGGAAGAGGTAGAGGTCAAGGCAACTGGAATATGGGACCACCTGGTGGACTACAggaatttaatttcattgtaccaactgggaaaactggattaaTAATAGGAAAAG GAGGTGAAACCATAAAAAGCATAAGCCAACAGTCTGGTGCAAGAATAGAACTTCAGAGAAATCCTCCACCTAATGCAGATCCtaatatgaaattatttacaATTCGTGGCACTCCACAGCAAATAGACTATGCTCGGCaactcatagaagaaaagatTGGT GGCCCAGTAAATCCTTTAGGGCCACCTGTACCCCATGGGCCCCATGGTGTCCCAGGCCCCCATGGGCCTCCTGGGCCTCCAGGGCCTGGAGCTCCAATGGGACCATACAACCCTGCACCTTATAACCCAGGACCACCTGGCCCTGCTCCTCA TGGTCCTCCAGCCCCTTATGCTCCCCAGGGGTGGGGAAATGCATATCCACACTGGCAACAGCAAGCTCCTCCTGATCCAG CTAAGACAGGAACAGATCCGAATTCAGCAGCTTGGGCTGCTTATTATGCTCACTATTATCAACAACAAGCACAGCCACCACCTGCAGCTCCTGCCGGTGCTCCAGCTACAACCCAAACAAATGGACAAG GAGATCAGCAGAATCCAGCTCCCGCTGGACAGGTTGATTATACCAAGGCTTGGGAAGAGTACTACAAGAAAATGG GTCAAGCAGTTCCTGCTCCTACTGGTGCTCCACCAGGTGGTCAGCCTGATTATAGTGCAGCCTGGGCTGAGTACTATAGACAACAAGCAGCCTACTATGCCCAGACAAGTCCCCAGGG
- the FUBP1 gene encoding far upstream element-binding protein 1 isoform X10, with protein sequence MADYSTVPPPSSGSAGGGGGGGGGGGVNDAFKDALQRARQIAAKIGGDAGTSLNSNDYGYGGQKRPLEDGDGSWTSPSSTTHWEGMPSPFKDQPDAKKVAPQNDSFGTQLPPMHQQQSRSVMTEEYKVPDGMVGFIIGRGGEQISRIQQESGCKIQIAPDSGGLPERSCMLTGTPESVQSAKRLLDQIVEKGRPAPGFHHGDGPGNAVQEIMIPASKAGLVIGKGGETIKQLQERAGVKMVMIQDGPQNTGADKPLRITGDPYKVQQAKEMVLELIRDQGGFREVRNEYGSRIGGNEGIDVPIPRFAVGIVIGRNGEMIKKIQNDAGVRIQFKPDDGTTPDRIAQITGPPDRCQHAAEIITDLLRSVQAGNPGGPGPGGRGRGRGQGNWNMGPPGGLQEFNFIVPTGKTGLIIGKGGETIKSISQQSGARIELQRNPPPNADPNMKLFTIRGTPQQIDYARQLIEEKIGGPVNPLGPPVPHGPHGVPGPHGPPGPPGPGAPMGPYNPAPYNPGPPGPAPHGPPAPYAPQGWGNAYPHWQQQAPPDPAKTGTDPNSAAWAAYYAHYYQQQAQPPPAAPAGAPATTQTNGQGNYGDQQNPAPAGQVDYTKAWEEYYKKMGQQGQTQDYSKAWEEYYKKQGQAVPAPTGAPPGGQPDYSAAWAEYYRQQAAYYAQTSPQGMPQHPPAPQGQ encoded by the exons ATGGCAGACTATTCAACAGTGCCTCCACCCTCCTCTGGCTCGGCTGGTGGTGGAGGGGGTGGCGGCGGTGGTGGAGGAGTTAACGATGCTTTCAAAGATGCGCTGCAGAGAGCCCGGCAG ATTGCAGCAAAAATTGGAGGTGATGCTGGTACGTCACTGAATTCAAATGACTATGGTTATGGGGGACAAAAAAGACCTTTGGAAGATGGAG aTGGCTCTTGGACAAGTCCGAGCAGTACAACACACTGGGAGGGAATGCCCTCTCCTTTTAAAG ATCAACCTGATGCTAAGAAAGTTGCTCCTCAAAATGACT ctTTTGGAACACAGTTACCACCAATGCACCAGCAACAAAG CAGGTCTGTAATGACAGAAGAATACAAAGTTCCAGATGGAATGGTTGGATTTA taattggcAGAGGAGGCGAACAGATCTCACGCATACAACAGGAATCTGGATGCAAAATACAGATAGCTCCTG ACAGCGGTGGCCTTCCGGAAAGGTCTTGTATGCTAACTGGAACACCTGAATCGGTCCA ATCAGCAAAACGGTTGTTGGACCAGATTGTTGAAAAAGGAAGACCAGCCCCTGGCTTCCATCATGGTGATGGACCAGGAAATGCCGTTCAAGAAATAATGATTCCAGCTAGCAAGGCAGGATTAGTTATTGGAAAGGGGGGAGAGACTATTAAACAACTTCAG GAGCGGGCTGGAGTTAAAATGGTTATGATTCAAGATGGACCACAGAACACTGGTGCAGATAAACCTCTTAGGATTACAGGCGACCCATACAAAGTTCAA CAAGCCAAGGAAATGGTGTTAGAGTTAATTCGTGATCAAGGTGGTTTCAGAGAAGTTCGAAATGAGTATGGGTCAAGAATAGGAGGAAATGAAGGAATAGAT GTCCCCATTCCCAGATTTGCTGTTGGCATTGTAATaggaagaaatggagagatgattaaaaaaatacagaatgatgCTGGTGTTCGAATTCAGTTTAAGCCAG ATGATGGAACAACACCTGATAGAATAGCACAAATAACAGGACCTCCAGACCGATGTCAGCATGCTGCAGAAATTATTACAGACCTTCTTCGGAGTGTCCAG GCCGGTAACCCTGGTGGACCTGGACCTGGTGGTCGAGGAAGAGGTAGAGGTCAAGGCAACTGGAATATGGGACCACCTGGTGGACTACAggaatttaatttcattgtaccaactgggaaaactggattaaTAATAGGAAAAG GAGGTGAAACCATAAAAAGCATAAGCCAACAGTCTGGTGCAAGAATAGAACTTCAGAGAAATCCTCCACCTAATGCAGATCCtaatatgaaattatttacaATTCGTGGCACTCCACAGCAAATAGACTATGCTCGGCaactcatagaagaaaagatTGGT GGCCCAGTAAATCCTTTAGGGCCACCTGTACCCCATGGGCCCCATGGTGTCCCAGGCCCCCATGGGCCTCCTGGGCCTCCAGGGCCTGGAGCTCCAATGGGACCATACAACCCTGCACCTTATAACCCAGGACCACCTGGCCCTGCTCCTCA TGGTCCTCCAGCCCCTTATGCTCCCCAGGGGTGGGGAAATGCATATCCACACTGGCAACAGCAAGCTCCTCCTGATCCAG CTAAGACAGGAACAGATCCGAATTCAGCAGCTTGGGCTGCTTATTATGCTCACTATTATCAACAACAAGCACAGCCACCACCTGCAGCTCCTGCCGGTGCTCCAGCTACAACCCAAACAAATGGACAAGGTAACTACG GAGATCAGCAGAATCCAGCTCCCGCTGGACAGGTTGATTATACCAAGGCTTGGGAAGAGTACTACAAGAAAATGG GTCAACAAGGGCAGACACAAGATTATTCAAAAGCTTGGGAGGAATATTACAAGAAGCAAG GTCAAGCAGTTCCTGCTCCTACTGGTGCTCCACCAGGTGGTCAGCCTGATTATAGTGCAGCCTGGGCTGAGTACTATAGACAACAAGCAGCCTACTATGCCCAGACAAGTCCCCAGGG
- the FUBP1 gene encoding far upstream element-binding protein 1 isoform X18: MADYSTVPPPSSGSAGGGGGGGGGGGVNDAFKDALQRARQIAAKIGGDAGTSLNSNDYGYGGQKRPLEDGDGSWTSPSSTTHWEGMPSPFKDQPDAKKVAPQNDSFGTQLPPMHQQQSRSVMTEEYKVPDGMVGFIIGRGGEQISRIQQESGCKIQIAPDSGGLPERSCMLTGTPESVQSAKRLLDQIVEKGRPAPGFHHGDGPGNAVQEIMIPASKAGLVIGKGGETIKQLQERAGVKMVMIQDGPQNTGADKPLRITGDPYKVQQAKEMVLELIRDQGGFREVRNEYGSRIGGNEGIDVPIPRFAVGIVIGRNGEMIKKIQNDAGVRIQFKPDDGTTPDRIAQITGPPDRCQHAAEIITDLLRSVQAGNPGGPGPGGRGRGRGQGNWNMGPPGGLQEFNFIVPTGKTGLIIGKGGETIKSISQQSGARIELQRNPPPNADPNMKLFTIRGTPQQIDYARQLIEEKIGGPVNPLGPPVPHGPHGVPGPHGPPGPPGPGAPMGPYNPAPYNPGPPGPAPHGPPAPYAPQGWGNAYPHWQQQAPPDPAKTGTDPNSAAWAAYYAHYYQQQAQPPPAAPAGAPATTQTNGQGDQQNPAPAGQVDYTKAWEEYYKKMGQAVPAPTGAPPGGQPDYSAAWAEYYRQQAAYYAQTSPQGMPQHPPAPQGQ; encoded by the exons ATGGCAGACTATTCAACAGTGCCTCCACCCTCCTCTGGCTCGGCTGGTGGTGGAGGGGGTGGCGGCGGTGGTGGAGGAGTTAACGATGCTTTCAAAGATGCGCTGCAGAGAGCCCGGCAG ATTGCAGCAAAAATTGGAGGTGATGCTGGTACGTCACTGAATTCAAATGACTATGGTTATGGGGGACAAAAAAGACCTTTGGAAGATGGAG aTGGCTCTTGGACAAGTCCGAGCAGTACAACACACTGGGAGGGAATGCCCTCTCCTTTTAAAG ATCAACCTGATGCTAAGAAAGTTGCTCCTCAAAATGACT ctTTTGGAACACAGTTACCACCAATGCACCAGCAACAAAG CAGGTCTGTAATGACAGAAGAATACAAAGTTCCAGATGGAATGGTTGGATTTA taattggcAGAGGAGGCGAACAGATCTCACGCATACAACAGGAATCTGGATGCAAAATACAGATAGCTCCTG ACAGCGGTGGCCTTCCGGAAAGGTCTTGTATGCTAACTGGAACACCTGAATCGGTCCA ATCAGCAAAACGGTTGTTGGACCAGATTGTTGAAAAAGGAAGACCAGCCCCTGGCTTCCATCATGGTGATGGACCAGGAAATGCCGTTCAAGAAATAATGATTCCAGCTAGCAAGGCAGGATTAGTTATTGGAAAGGGGGGAGAGACTATTAAACAACTTCAG GAGCGGGCTGGAGTTAAAATGGTTATGATTCAAGATGGACCACAGAACACTGGTGCAGATAAACCTCTTAGGATTACAGGCGACCCATACAAAGTTCAA CAAGCCAAGGAAATGGTGTTAGAGTTAATTCGTGATCAAGGTGGTTTCAGAGAAGTTCGAAATGAGTATGGGTCAAGAATAGGAGGAAATGAAGGAATAGAT GTCCCCATTCCCAGATTTGCTGTTGGCATTGTAATaggaagaaatggagagatgattaaaaaaatacagaatgatgCTGGTGTTCGAATTCAGTTTAAGCCAG ATGATGGAACAACACCTGATAGAATAGCACAAATAACAGGACCTCCAGACCGATGTCAGCATGCTGCAGAAATTATTACAGACCTTCTTCGGAGTGTCCAG GCCGGTAACCCTGGTGGACCTGGACCTGGTGGTCGAGGAAGAGGTAGAGGTCAAGGCAACTGGAATATGGGACCACCTGGTGGACTACAggaatttaatttcattgtaccaactgggaaaactggattaaTAATAGGAAAAG GAGGTGAAACCATAAAAAGCATAAGCCAACAGTCTGGTGCAAGAATAGAACTTCAGAGAAATCCTCCACCTAATGCAGATCCtaatatgaaattatttacaATTCGTGGCACTCCACAGCAAATAGACTATGCTCGGCaactcatagaagaaaagatTGGT GGCCCAGTAAATCCTTTAGGGCCACCTGTACCCCATGGGCCCCATGGTGTCCCAGGCCCCCATGGGCCTCCTGGGCCTCCAGGGCCTGGAGCTCCAATGGGACCATACAACCCTGCACCTTATAACCCAGGACCACCTGGCCCTGCTCCTCA TGGTCCTCCAGCCCCTTATGCTCCCCAGGGGTGGGGAAATGCATATCCACACTGGCAACAGCAAGCTCCTCCTGATCCAG CTAAGACAGGAACAGATCCGAATTCAGCAGCTTGGGCTGCTTATTATGCTCACTATTATCAACAACAAGCACAGCCACCACCTGCAGCTCCTGCCGGTGCTCCAGCTACAACCCAAACAAATGGACAAG GAGATCAGCAGAATCCAGCTCCCGCTGGACAGGTTGATTATACCAAGGCTTGGGAAGAGTACTACAAGAAAATGG GTCAAGCAGTTCCTGCTCCTACTGGTGCTCCACCAGGTGGTCAGCCTGATTATAGTGCAGCCTGGGCTGAGTACTATAGACAACAAGCAGCCTACTATGCCCAGACAAGTCCCCAGGG